The genomic window ACTTCATCTATTTTTCTTTAGATAATTATAAAAAAGATTATTTCAAACAATTAGAAAATCACAATATACAAGGAACAAAAATCTACGAAGAAAACGGAAAATGGACCAGAATTACAATTGGCACAATGAAAGAAATGCAACAATTTATTGAAGCCATAAAGTAAAATTTTGAGAAAAGTCTTTTTATAGAAAATTGATTCAAATAAATTATAATCGTTACTTTTGATCTCAGAATTTTTCCGAAGTTTCGGAACTTAAAAAGCCTTTTTATTTATGGAAATCCAATCCAATTTTTCTTTAAAAAACTACAATACTTTTGGCATTGAGGCCAGCGCTAAACAATTTGTTGCCGTACATTCTATTGCTGAATTAAAAACTATTTTAGAAGAAAACAAAAACGAGAAAAAATTCATTCTTGGCGGCGGAAGCAATATGCTTTTAACCAAAGATATTGACGCTTTGGTGATTCATATTGATTTAAAAGGTAAAAAAACAATTAAAGAAGACGAAGATTTTGTCTGGGTTGAGAGTCAGGCTGGCGAAACTTGGCATGATTTCGTTTTATGGACAATCGACAATAATTTTGGCGGATTAGAAAACATGTCTCTTATTCCTGGAAATGTTGGTACAACTCCAGTTCAGAACATCGGAGCTTATGGAACCGAAATTAAAGACACTTTTATTTCTTGCGAAGCGATGAATATTGCTACTCAAGAAATAAAAACTTTTGACAATGCTGAATGCAATTTTGGCTACCGCGAAAGTATTTTCAAAAATGAAGTAAAAGACCAATATATCATTACTTCGGTCATTTTTAAACTGACCAAACACAATCATAAAATCAATACTTCTTACGGAGATATTTTGGCTGAATTGGCAAAAAATAACATTACAGAACCCACTTTAAAAGATGTGAGCAATGCTGTAATTGCCATCAGACAAAGCAAACTTCCAGACCCAAAAGAATTAGGAAACAGCGGAAGCTTTTTTAAAAATCCGATTTTATTGAAATCTGATTTTGAGAAAATCCATCAGAAATTCCCAGAAATGAAATTCTACGAAGTTTCAGAAACTGAAGTAAAAGTCCCAGCTGGTTGGCTTATTGAACAAGCTGGTTTTAAAGGAAAACGTTTTGGAGACGCGGGAGTTCACAAAAACCAAGCTTTGGTTTTGGTGAATTACGGAAACGCAACTGGTCAAGAAATTTTAGCCGTTTCAAAAGAAGTGCAAAAAACGGTTTTTGAAAAATTCGGCATTCAAATTGAGGCAGAAGTAAATGTGATTTAAAAAAATATTCGCCACGAATTACACAAATTAACACGAATTTAATTAGTGGAAATTCGTGTAATTCGTGGCAAAAAAAAGACAA from Flavobacterium sp. KACC 22763 includes these protein-coding regions:
- the murB gene encoding UDP-N-acetylmuramate dehydrogenase, encoding MEIQSNFSLKNYNTFGIEASAKQFVAVHSIAELKTILEENKNEKKFILGGGSNMLLTKDIDALVIHIDLKGKKTIKEDEDFVWVESQAGETWHDFVLWTIDNNFGGLENMSLIPGNVGTTPVQNIGAYGTEIKDTFISCEAMNIATQEIKTFDNAECNFGYRESIFKNEVKDQYIITSVIFKLTKHNHKINTSYGDILAELAKNNITEPTLKDVSNAVIAIRQSKLPDPKELGNSGSFFKNPILLKSDFEKIHQKFPEMKFYEVSETEVKVPAGWLIEQAGFKGKRFGDAGVHKNQALVLVNYGNATGQEILAVSKEVQKTVFEKFGIQIEAEVNVI